One window of the Solanum stenotomum isolate F172 chromosome 11, ASM1918654v1, whole genome shotgun sequence genome contains the following:
- the LOC125843773 gene encoding AP2-like ethylene-responsive transcription factor AIL7, with protein sequence MAPDNNNWLSFSLSSMEMLNSTSSHHHHHQSNNNNNNSSMLHHHHQSNMKFDLASSSADSHQYYFADNFFPHGWSNPKPQVMYSEAEKEVIGLNINTDSSIFQNFVEHPPPKLEDFLGGDSSSLTQDSSSLTHIYENPNGSAATAVYNNYNEHQDFKNITGFQAFSTNSGSEVDNSVGTEFGTNESCNELGYSQCVAAAAPPLLPTGGGGGALSLAVNAATTTTNQCSENEKAIVAVADSQSYKKISDTFGQRTSIYRGVTRHRWTGRYEAHLWDNSCRREGQARKGRQVYLGGYDKEDKAARAYDLAALKYWGPTATTNFPVTNYTKELEEMKHMTKQEFIASLRRKSSGFSRGASIYRGVTRHHQQGRWQARIGRVAGNKDLYLGTFATEEEAAEAYDIAAIKFRGVNAVTNFEMNRYDVEAIMQSSLPVGGTAKRLKLSLESEQKSSSSNNNNQQQQQLTQCNSTNNINFGAMPPVSAIPCGVPFDNTTPAFYHHNFFQYLHPGNASVPDASNATTTMAAAMPLLPSAADLFIWPHQSY encoded by the exons atggctccagatAACAACAACTGGTTATCATTTTCTTTGTCTTCTATGGAAATGTTGAACTCTACTTcttctcatcatcatcatcatcagagtaataataataataataattcttctatgcttcatcatcatcatcaatccAACATGAAATTTgatcttgcttcttcttctgctGATTCTCATCAGTACTACTTTGCTGATAACTTCTTTCCTCATG GTTGGTCTAATCCGAAACCTCAAGTGATGTATTCAGAAGCTGAAAAGGAGGTGATAGGATTAAACATCAATACAGATTCTTCGATTTTTCAGAACTTTGTTGAACATCCACCACCAAAGCTTGAGGATTTTCTCGGTGGTGATTCGTCTTCACTGACTCAAGATTCGTCTTCGTTAACTCATATCTATGAAAATCCAAATGGTTCTGCTGCTACTGCTGTTTATAATAACTATAATGAACATCAAGATTTCAAGAACATTACTGGGTTTCAAGCTTTTTCGACTAATTCGGGTTCGGAAGTTGATAACTCAGTTGGTACTGAGTTTGGTACTAATGAGTCATGtaatgagttgggttattcacaGTGTGTAGCTGCTGCTGCTCCTCCTCTGCTTCCTACGGGCGGCGGAGGTGGAGCTTTGTCGTTAGCAGTTAATGCTGCTACGACAACTACTAATCAGTGCTCGGAAAATGAAAAGGCGATTGTTGCTGTTGCTGATTCTCAGAGTTATAAGAAAATTTCTGATACTTTTGGGCAAAGAACTTCAATCTACAGAGGTGTAACaag aCATAGATGGACAGGAAGATATGAAGCTCATCTATGGGATAACAGCTGTAGGAGAGAAGGCCAAGCTAGAAAAGGGCGTCAAG TGTACTTAG GTGGATATGACAAAGAAGATAAAGCAGCAAGGGCATATGACTTGGCAGCTCTAAAGTATTGGGGTCCCACAGCTACCACCAACTTCCCT gtTACTAATTATACTAAAGAATTGGAGGAAATGAAACACATGACTAAGCAAGAATTCATTGCCTCTCTAAGAAG GAAAAGTAGTGGTTTCTCTCGAGGAGCTTCGATCTACCGGGGTGTGACAAG GCATCATCAACAAGGCCGTTGGCAAGCGAGAATTGGCCGAGTTGCTGGAAACAAGGATCTTTACCTAGGAACATTTG CTACTGAGGAGGAAGCAGCGGAGGCGTATGACATAGCAGCCATAAAGTTCAGGGGAGTGAATGCAGTGACCAACTTCGAGATGAATCGTTATGATGTCGAGGCCATCATGCAAAGTTCCCTCCCAGTTGGTGGAACCGCTAAGCGTTTGAAGCTCTCCCTTGAATCCGAGCAGAAATCATCATCGAGCAATAACAACAaccagcagcagcagcagttGACTCAATGCAACAGCACCAACAACATCAATTTCGGGGCAATGCCACCCGTCTCTGCTATCCCCTGTGGAGTGCCATTCGATAACACCACCCCTGCTTTCTATCACCACAACTTCTTCCAGTACCTCCACCCCGGCAATGCAAGTGTCCCCGATGCCTCCAATGCTACGACAACCATGGCAGCTGCAATGCCGTTGCTCCCCTCGGCTGCTGACCTCTTCATCTGGCCTCACCAATCCTATTGA
- the LOC125843770 gene encoding uncharacterized protein LOC125843770, with protein METDILIQLVILLFTLGIFYTIYNFPKQALTRLRSKTRSTNQANSHFIKGAQFLSRAKSNRSKKSTSFNLAKLAAGEADKALSIDPKDPAAHILKALSLDLIGHKLAALRSLDSALSPPAVKSLSEGERADALLKRAELLVALNRKRRVDSALMDLFEALKLDCSDRAKAFCLLGQCYEIKGLKIEAHNAFEEALKVEPNLVLAHGRLGRLR; from the coding sequence atggaaacagACATACTGATTCAGCTAGTTATCCTTCTTTTCACTCTCGGAATTTTCTATACCATATATAATTTCCCCAAACAAGCCTTAACCCGACTCCGATCAAAAACCCGATCCACAAACCAAGCCAATTCCCATTTCATCAAAGGCGCCCAATTCCTCTCCCGCGCAAAATCCAATCGGAGCAAAAAATCCACCTCCTTCAACCTCGCTAAACTCGCCGCCGGCGAAGCTGATAAAGCCTTATCGATCGATCCTAAAGATCCAGCAGCTCATATTCTCAAAGCTTTATCTCTCGATCTAATCGGACACAAACTCGCCGCTTTAAGATCGTTGGATTCCGCCTTATCTCCGCCGGCGGTGAAGTCGTTGTCCGAAGGTGAAAGAGCCGATGCGCTGCTGAAACGGGCGGAGTTACTGGTGGCGTTGAACCGGAAGAGACGGGTTGATTCGGCTTTAATGGATCTATTTGAAGCTTTGAAATTGGATTGTTCGGATCGGGCTAAGGCCTTTTGTTTGTTGGGCCAATGTTATGAGATTAAGGGCTTGAAAATTGAGGCCCATAATGCTTTTGAAGAGGCTTTAAAGGTTGAGCCTAATTTGGTTCTGGCCCATGGTAGATTGGGCCGATTAAGATAG